In Selenomonas sp. TAMA-11512, a genomic segment contains:
- a CDS encoding type II asparaginase — MKKRKAIPFVTAAILSLSLCTSAFAADLPEVKILATGGTIAGTAPSDTQMTGYKAGALGIDTLLRAVPAINDIAVVSGEQIANTGSESMTTDIWLKLADRCNTLLSDPKVKGIVITHGTDTLEETAYFLNLVVRSDKPVVMVGAMRPATAISADGPVNLLNAVKLASSPKAVGKGVLIAMNDEINGARDATKTTTMNVATFKSPELGLLGYFANGEPFFYKETTRRHTKRSEFDVSGLKDLPRVDIIYTHVSDDRHLIDAAVKQGAKGIIYAGSGMGSIHKDAEPGLVDAQKSGVVIVRSARVGNGMVVAASKEWTAAHFLDGDTLNPQKARILLQLALTKTNDPAKIQRMFDEY, encoded by the coding sequence ATGAAAAAGAGAAAAGCAATTCCATTTGTCACTGCGGCAATTCTGTCCCTTTCCCTGTGCACGTCCGCTTTCGCGGCAGATTTGCCGGAGGTCAAAATATTGGCGACGGGCGGGACCATTGCGGGAACAGCGCCATCCGACACGCAGATGACCGGCTACAAAGCGGGCGCGCTCGGCATTGACACGTTGCTCCGTGCCGTCCCGGCGATCAACGATATTGCCGTTGTCAGCGGTGAGCAGATCGCAAATACCGGCAGTGAAAGCATGACGACAGATATATGGCTAAAGCTTGCGGACCGCTGCAACACACTGCTGTCCGATCCCAAGGTAAAGGGAATCGTCATCACACACGGCACGGATACATTGGAGGAAACCGCATATTTCCTGAATCTAGTGGTAAGAAGCGACAAGCCCGTCGTTATGGTCGGCGCAATGCGTCCGGCAACGGCCATCAGCGCAGACGGCCCGGTCAATCTGCTCAATGCCGTGAAGCTGGCCTCCTCCCCCAAGGCGGTCGGCAAGGGCGTTCTCATTGCCATGAACGATGAAATCAACGGGGCGCGCGACGCGACAAAGACCACGACGATGAACGTCGCGACCTTCAAGTCGCCGGAGCTTGGTCTTCTCGGTTATTTCGCAAACGGCGAGCCGTTCTTTTACAAAGAGACGACGCGCAGGCACACAAAGCGCAGCGAGTTCGATGTATCGGGTCTGAAGGACCTTCCCCGCGTCGACATCATCTACACACACGTCAGTGATGACCGTCACCTGATTGACGCCGCGGTAAAGCAGGGAGCAAAGGGGATCATCTACGCGGGAAGCGGCATGGGCAGCATCCATAAAGACGCCGAGCCAGGTCTGGTCGATGCCCAGAAATCCGGCGTCGTGATCGTCCGCAGCGCCCGCGTCGGAAACGGCATGGTCGTGGCAGCCTCCAAGGAATGGACGGCAGCGCACTTCCTGGACGGCGATACGCTGAATCCGCAAAAGGCACGCATTCTGCTCCAGCTGGCATTGACGAAAACAAACGACCCCGCCAAGATTCAGCGCATGTTTGATGAGTATTGA
- a CDS encoding TPM domain-containing protein has product MMNEMKHGRSALLALLLLCLSLFILTLPQKATATAEVSGLRSSCVIDEIHILTNAEMMRLDANLKKIEDAHHIRILAATVKDWKDKPLEPLARQMIASDLAAGGDNGAILLLLAPENRDYYLIADGTMRTRITDEGLAHLTEKFLPALKEIRYADAFNAYAATVDEMLTYYEREQRPFTGAGVLSAVADAVARGGAQAKDAAPIGAVHVMDEADLLTDAEEQSLDASIAALEKAHGVRILVGNVKDTHEQVLGEIANAAVDRIMDGGANGTIVFLLAPKDRDFYVSTDNKMRQRITDEYGIEYLADSFVPDLKDNEYGKAYTAFAATVDEMLTYYEKEGKPYIPLDPWAIVGILGTALLLAEIVYGAISSHLEEGMDTTAHAAEADDYLSYTSVRITHSKDIHIRTSESRRAKYEKKTSSSGSHITSSSSDSSHGGGGGKY; this is encoded by the coding sequence ATGATGAACGAAATGAAACACGGACGTAGTGCACTTCTCGCACTGCTCCTCCTCTGCCTCAGCCTTTTCATCCTCACCCTGCCGCAAAAGGCGACCGCGACGGCGGAGGTGTCGGGGCTCAGATCGTCCTGCGTCATCGACGAGATCCACATCCTCACGAATGCAGAGATGATGCGGCTCGACGCGAACCTCAAGAAGATTGAGGACGCACACCACATCCGCATCCTCGCGGCAACGGTCAAGGACTGGAAGGACAAGCCGCTCGAACCGCTCGCGCGGCAGATGATCGCCAGCGATCTTGCCGCCGGCGGCGATAACGGTGCCATTCTCCTCCTCCTCGCACCGGAGAACAGGGACTACTACCTCATCGCCGATGGGACGATGCGCACACGCATCACCGACGAGGGGCTCGCGCACCTCACGGAGAAATTCCTGCCCGCCCTCAAAGAAATCCGATATGCAGACGCATTCAATGCATACGCTGCGACCGTCGATGAGATGCTGACCTACTACGAGCGGGAACAGCGCCCCTTCACCGGGGCGGGAGTCCTCAGCGCAGTCGCCGATGCCGTCGCACGCGGGGGGGCACAGGCGAAGGATGCCGCCCCCATCGGAGCGGTGCACGTCATGGACGAGGCGGATCTCCTCACGGATGCCGAGGAGCAGTCACTCGATGCGAGCATCGCCGCGCTTGAGAAAGCACACGGCGTACGCATCCTCGTCGGCAACGTCAAGGACACGCACGAACAAGTGCTCGGCGAGATCGCAAATGCGGCCGTCGATCGGATCATGGATGGCGGCGCAAACGGAACGATCGTCTTTCTCCTCGCGCCGAAAGACCGTGATTTCTACGTCTCCACCGACAACAAGATGCGCCAGCGCATCACCGATGAGTACGGCATCGAGTACCTCGCAGACAGCTTCGTCCCCGATCTCAAGGACAATGAATACGGCAAGGCATACACCGCATTTGCCGCCACCGTGGACGAGATGCTGACCTACTACGAGAAGGAGGGCAAACCGTACATCCCTCTCGATCCGTGGGCGATCGTCGGGATTCTCGGCACGGCTCTTCTCCTCGCAGAGATCGTCTACGGTGCCATCTCCTCTCACCTCGAGGAGGGAATGGATACCACCGCACACGCCGCCGAGGCGGATGACTACCTCTCATACACCAGCGTCCGCATCACACACAGCAAGGACATCCATATCCGCACCTCAGAATCCCGACGGGCGAAATACGAGAAAAAAACCTCGTCCTCCGGTTCTCACATCACCTCTTCCAGCAGTGACAGCAGTCACGGCGGCGGCGGTGGGAAATACTAA
- a CDS encoding MBL fold metallo-hydrolase, with amino-acid sequence MKLTQIRNATNRLDYAGKVFLIDPWLAPKHQLSFVDIPGMPFHVPDPMKEHLPMPFYDLPMDTERILSGVDYYIVTHLHPDHIDMAPDGTVGTLLDKAVPVICQSEEDAAVLHRSGFSEVIVLPESGMEFGVARLNRVPALHGTVVPCGDAMGIVFEAPEEKTLYLAGDTVWYSGVAETLRKYQPDVIALNCCAAETVENGRLIMNDEDVHCVAMTAPNARLYLTHLDNVAHAALTRHTLRGCLARRGVVNYDMPPDGASVEYKAATGRA; translated from the coding sequence ATGAAACTTACACAGATTCGCAATGCAACGAACCGTTTGGACTATGCAGGGAAAGTCTTTCTGATTGACCCGTGGCTTGCACCGAAACATCAGCTGTCGTTCGTCGATATTCCAGGCATGCCGTTCCATGTCCCTGATCCGATGAAGGAGCATCTTCCAATGCCGTTCTATGATTTGCCAATGGATACGGAGCGGATTTTGAGCGGTGTTGACTACTATATTGTCACGCATCTGCATCCGGATCATATTGATATGGCGCCGGACGGGACGGTCGGTACGCTTCTTGATAAGGCGGTTCCGGTCATTTGTCAGTCGGAGGAGGATGCAGCGGTTCTGCACCGTTCCGGTTTTTCGGAGGTGATCGTCCTGCCGGAAAGCGGTATGGAGTTCGGTGTAGCGAGACTGAACCGCGTCCCTGCTCTGCACGGTACAGTTGTTCCGTGTGGCGATGCGATGGGGATTGTATTTGAGGCACCGGAGGAGAAAACCCTCTATTTGGCGGGAGACACAGTCTGGTATTCAGGTGTGGCTGAGACACTGCGGAAATATCAGCCCGATGTGATTGCCCTGAACTGTTGTGCTGCGGAGACCGTGGAAAACGGACGCCTAATCATGAACGATGAGGATGTTCACTGTGTGGCGATGACTGCGCCCAACGCCCGTCTTTATCTGACGCATCTGGACAACGTTGCGCATGCTGCACTTACGCGGCACACACTGCGGGGTTGTTTGGCACGTCGCGGCGTAGTAAATTATGACATGCCGCCCGATGGGGCATCGGTTGAATATAAAGCGGCAACAGGCAGAGCGTAA
- a CDS encoding prolyl-tRNA synthetase associated domain-containing protein, with the protein MDILKLLDELHIPYEKTEHEPVYTVAESRELHIADTLEGSPCKNLFLKSKKGEFFLLVLPAEKRADLKQVAASLGLPRLSFASEQELLDILSLHPGSVTPLSLVNDTEKKVTLILDGSLEGGRLLLHPNTNTATVSLAFADLLQFIRYVDHSCLMLM; encoded by the coding sequence TTGGATATATTGAAACTTCTGGATGAGCTTCACATACCGTACGAAAAAACGGAGCACGAGCCAGTCTATACCGTGGCGGAATCACGGGAACTTCACATTGCAGATACGCTTGAGGGGAGCCCCTGCAAGAATCTTTTTTTGAAGAGCAAGAAGGGAGAATTCTTCCTGCTGGTCTTGCCTGCCGAAAAACGCGCCGACCTCAAGCAGGTGGCAGCATCCCTCGGGCTGCCTCGGCTGTCGTTCGCTTCGGAGCAGGAGCTCCTCGATATACTGTCGCTTCATCCGGGAAGCGTGACACCGCTTTCCCTCGTGAACGATACGGAGAAAAAGGTCACATTGATTTTGGACGGAAGCTTGGAAGGAGGCCGTCTGCTCCTGCACCCGAATACCAATACGGCGACCGTTTCCCTGGCGTTTGCCGATCTGCTGCAGTTTATCCGATATGTCGATCATTCCTGTCTCATGCTCATGTAG
- a CDS encoding type II toxin-antitoxin system RelE/ParE family toxin, whose amino-acid sequence MSGKCGCAANRSGQWRYRIGNYRILADIRENELVLVFIDVGHRSRIYE is encoded by the coding sequence ATTTCCGGAAAATGCGGTTGCGCGGCAAACAGAAGCGGTCAATGGCGATATCGCATAGGAAATTATCGTATTTTAGCGGATATAAGAGAAAACGAGCTTGTGTTGGTTTTTATCGATGTAGGCCATAGAAGCAGAATTTATGAGTAA
- a CDS encoding SIS domain-containing protein has protein sequence MLNAKEAVAKIIREKEEVGGVKQVYYVGCGGSYAAFYPAKTFMEKEAKELKSALYSSNEFVHNAPKALGANSVVVVVSHKGNTPETIEAARISREAGAAVIGLTWLLDSPLVQHCDYVLSYTFGDDKDIAGEKTIVGLLTAVELLQQTEGYEHYEAFMDGIGRIDRIVKNACEQVKHRAQAFADSYKDDKVIYTMGSGAAWGAAYLESICIFMEMQWIHSACIHTGEFFHGPFEITDKETPFVIQLSEGSTRALDERALKFLNTYGKRIEVLDAKEMGLSTIDASVVDYFNHSLFNNVYPVYNKALAEIRQHPLTTRRYMWKVEY, from the coding sequence ATGTTAAACGCAAAAGAAGCCGTGGCAAAGATCATCCGTGAAAAAGAAGAAGTCGGCGGCGTCAAGCAGGTCTATTACGTCGGATGCGGCGGCTCGTATGCGGCCTTTTATCCGGCTAAGACGTTTATGGAAAAGGAAGCAAAGGAGCTCAAGAGCGCCCTTTACAGCAGCAATGAATTCGTGCACAATGCGCCGAAGGCTTTGGGTGCGAACAGCGTTGTCGTCGTCGTCTCGCATAAGGGCAATACGCCGGAAACGATCGAGGCGGCAAGAATCTCACGGGAGGCTGGCGCTGCCGTCATCGGTCTGACATGGCTGCTCGATTCGCCGCTCGTACAGCACTGCGACTATGTCCTGTCGTACACCTTCGGTGATGACAAGGACATTGCCGGAGAGAAGACCATCGTCGGCCTCCTGACCGCCGTCGAGCTGCTGCAGCAAACCGAGGGCTATGAGCACTACGAGGCGTTTATGGATGGCATCGGAAGGATCGACCGTATTGTCAAGAATGCCTGCGAGCAGGTAAAACATCGTGCGCAGGCATTCGCGGACAGCTACAAGGACGACAAGGTAATCTATACCATGGGAAGCGGCGCCGCATGGGGTGCCGCCTATCTGGAAAGCATCTGCATCTTCATGGAAATGCAGTGGATTCATTCCGCCTGCATCCATACGGGAGAGTTCTTCCACGGGCCGTTTGAAATCACGGACAAGGAGACGCCGTTCGTCATTCAGCTTTCAGAGGGATCGACCCGTGCACTCGATGAGCGCGCACTCAAGTTCCTCAACACCTACGGGAAGCGCATCGAAGTGCTCGACGCAAAGGAGATGGGGCTCTCTACGATCGATGCTTCCGTGGTGGATTACTTCAACCACTCGCTGTTCAACAACGTCTACCCCGTTTACAATAAAGCGTTGGCCGAAATTCGCCAGCATCCGCTTACGACGCGCCGCTATATGTGGAAAGTCGAATATTAA
- a CDS encoding nucleotidyltransferase domain-containing protein encodes MMQEPVFTMEHIASIVKPLADKYRVKKIYLFGSYTRGEADENSDLDFLVESSLRKR; translated from the coding sequence ATGATGCAGGAGCCTGTGTTTACAATGGAACATATTGCTTCGATTGTAAAACCGCTTGCCGATAAATACCGTGTGAAAAAAATTTATTTGTTCGGTTCCTATACGAGAGGCGAAGCAGACGAAAATAGTGATTTGGATTTTTTAGTGGAAAGCAGTTTAAGAAAACGATGA
- a CDS encoding LysR family transcriptional regulator → MKQAGGVKMNRKQMEYFIEVYRCGNIQTAADHLYVARQGLSRAMKSLEEELGQPLFIRTPRGIIPTDYAAALLPHVQRLLDEYQSIESMRSLATHSKSVVAVFALDHVFSYLGAQFLQDFHAAHPSIILSIVDTTDDDAMEGLLKKRCHFSIVTAPFDQTRFQGDALFFSRYCARLSAHHPLAEKSRITYTDLDGQMIISKGRAYHCFRHNIDKHILLPGLEIEILAETADEALIVDLLRHNPAINLGYDYAAVMNRQPDIVMRELGDGKDTGQEVCLIQDKTVILTEAARTFRQFLLDWLQKTGKNRIVW, encoded by the coding sequence ATGAAACAGGCGGGAGGGGTGAAGATGAATCGAAAACAGATGGAGTATTTCATTGAGGTCTATCGCTGCGGCAATATCCAGACGGCAGCGGATCATCTTTATGTTGCAAGGCAAGGTCTCAGCAGAGCGATGAAATCCTTGGAGGAGGAGCTTGGACAGCCGCTTTTCATCCGTACCCCGCGCGGAATCATTCCGACCGATTATGCGGCAGCGCTGCTGCCCCATGTTCAACGTCTGCTGGATGAATATCAATCCATCGAAAGTATGCGTTCTCTCGCCACTCACTCGAAAAGCGTCGTTGCCGTTTTTGCGCTGGATCACGTCTTTTCTTATCTCGGAGCGCAATTTCTACAGGATTTTCATGCCGCTCATCCGAGCATTATTCTGAGCATTGTCGATACAACGGACGACGACGCAATGGAGGGACTTCTGAAAAAGCGATGTCATTTTTCCATTGTCACTGCCCCTTTTGATCAGACACGCTTTCAAGGGGATGCACTCTTTTTCTCCCGCTACTGTGCCCGCCTCTCTGCGCATCATCCCTTGGCGGAAAAGAGCCGTATCACCTACACAGATCTCGACGGGCAAATGATCATCAGTAAAGGACGTGCTTATCACTGTTTCCGTCACAATATCGACAAACACATCCTCCTGCCCGGTCTCGAAATCGAGATTCTGGCTGAAACCGCCGATGAAGCCCTCATTGTTGATCTGCTGCGTCATAATCCTGCGATCAATCTCGGCTACGACTATGCAGCCGTTATGAACAGGCAGCCGGATATTGTCATGCGGGAACTCGGCGACGGCAAAGATACGGGACAGGAGGTCTGCCTCATACAGGACAAGACAGTCATCCTCACCGAAGCGGCACGGACATTCCGTCAATTCCTGTTGGATTGGCTGCAAAAAACGGGAAAGAATCGCATTGTATGGTAA
- a CDS encoding Sir2 silent information regulator family NAD-dependent deacetylase, which translates to MGSAVIYKTTGDYASEIKRLYAAYKRADAILVGAGSGLSTSAGLDFAGERLQKYFGDFVEKYGMKDMYTGCFSPFDSREERWSYWSRWAWINRYEDIPKDTLKHLLSLLDGRDYFVLTTNIDHTFLRSGCPKDRLCYTQGDFGLFQCSKPCHQDTYDNEEMLRAMRASERGMRIDGSTIPHCPKCGREMDFSLYWDHTFVRDKGWHIAHDRYEEYIAHHSSGKILYLELGVDYNSPGVIKIPFWNMVYSNPDAVFASVNLTNPSYHSAIADQSIVISEDIDTVIRDLCRMASEDQNA; encoded by the coding sequence ATGGGAAGCGCGGTCATTTACAAAACCACCGGCGATTATGCGTCTGAGATAAAACGATTATATGCGGCTTATAAGCGTGCGGACGCCATTCTCGTCGGCGCGGGCTCCGGTCTCTCCACCTCTGCGGGGCTTGACTTCGCCGGCGAGCGTCTTCAGAAATACTTCGGCGACTTCGTGGAAAAGTACGGCATGAAGGATATGTATACCGGCTGCTTTTCGCCGTTTGACAGCCGCGAGGAACGCTGGTCTTACTGGTCGCGCTGGGCATGGATCAACCGCTATGAGGATATTCCGAAGGATACGCTGAAGCATCTGCTTTCCCTGCTTGACGGGCGGGATTATTTTGTGCTGACCACGAACATCGACCATACCTTCCTGCGGAGCGGCTGTCCGAAAGACCGCCTCTGCTACACGCAGGGGGATTTCGGGCTGTTTCAATGCTCGAAGCCGTGCCATCAGGACACGTATGACAATGAGGAAATGCTGCGGGCAATGCGTGCTTCCGAGCGCGGGATGCGCATCGACGGCAGCACCATTCCCCATTGTCCGAAATGCGGACGCGAAATGGATTTCAGCCTGTATTGGGACCATACCTTCGTCCGCGACAAGGGCTGGCATATCGCCCATGACCGCTATGAGGAATATATAGCGCATCATTCCTCCGGGAAAATCCTGTATCTGGAGCTTGGCGTAGACTATAACTCTCCGGGCGTTATCAAGATCCCGTTCTGGAATATGGTGTATTCCAATCCCGATGCCGTCTTTGCCAGCGTCAACCTCACCAACCCGAGCTACCACTCCGCGATTGCGGATCAATCGATCGTCATCAGCGAGGATATTGACACGGTGATACGTGATCTTTGCAGGATGGCGTCGGAGGATCAAAATGCATGA
- a CDS encoding fructoselysine 6-kinase: MKTIKILAIGDNVADKYLSRSMMYPGGQSFNTAVYTKMNRMDSAYLGKFGSDVIAEHNCDVLKTFGVDYSRSRFFEGENGYARVTLQDNDRVFLGSNKGGVAKEHPYAFTEQDLAYMKEFSLIYTNLNSYIEEDLPFLQQSGVPIVYDFSTRWDDAYLRKVVPFITLGVLSCAHLSASEREREMRKVIELGASMVVGTVGEAGSYILYRGAFLHQPAVPAEAVKDTMGAGDSYLSAFLVSLLQSTKGRFLAKPDAEIETHIQDAMRAGAVFAAKVCGMEGAFGHGIPLV; the protein is encoded by the coding sequence ATGAAAACGATCAAGATACTGGCAATCGGCGACAATGTGGCGGATAAGTACCTGTCCCGTTCTATGATGTATCCCGGCGGACAAAGCTTCAACACAGCCGTCTACACAAAGATGAATCGAATGGACAGCGCCTATCTCGGCAAATTCGGTTCCGATGTGATCGCCGAACACAACTGTGATGTGCTGAAAACCTTTGGCGTCGACTACAGTCGTTCGCGCTTTTTCGAAGGTGAAAACGGCTATGCAAGAGTTACGCTCCAAGATAATGACCGCGTATTTCTGGGCTCGAATAAAGGAGGTGTCGCAAAAGAGCATCCCTACGCCTTCACCGAGCAAGATCTTGCCTATATGAAAGAGTTTTCGCTGATCTATACGAATCTCAACAGCTACATAGAGGAGGATCTTCCGTTCCTGCAGCAGTCCGGGGTCCCGATCGTATATGATTTTTCCACGCGCTGGGACGATGCCTATCTCCGAAAAGTGGTGCCGTTCATCACCTTGGGAGTGCTGTCCTGTGCGCATCTGAGCGCGTCGGAGCGCGAACGTGAAATGCGAAAGGTCATTGAGCTCGGAGCATCTATGGTCGTGGGAACCGTCGGAGAAGCCGGCTCTTACATCCTGTATCGAGGCGCATTTCTGCATCAGCCCGCAGTTCCCGCCGAGGCGGTAAAGGATACGATGGGCGCAGGCGATTCGTATCTGTCCGCTTTCCTCGTATCCCTTCTGCAGAGTACAAAGGGGCGCTTTCTTGCGAAGCCGGATGCAGAAATCGAGACACATATCCAAGACGCGATGCGCGCGGGAGCCGTATTTGCCGCGAAGGTCTGCGGCATGGAGGGGGCTTTCGGCCACGGAATCCCTCTCGTATGA
- a CDS encoding sugar ABC transporter substrate-binding protein, translating into MRLSRKLLLSLLSLLGCFCLLGCGLADVGSSGKVIYANHNGDDTFAMQLKNMFEEKAKAAGIDVEFLDAKGDSNLQIDQLNEAIDDKAAAIVLLAMDGTSIVPSVEKAREAGIPIVIMNRDVNDPKVIGALSDDREAGRMQGEFMAKNLPPNAKIVYLMGESSLGAAIKRWEGFKETCLDKRPDIQLLASVDGSWSKAEGMKAMTLWLSFFPEINGVVAGNDEMALGAIQALKAANRLEGCLVTGVDATPAGLAAVRAGELSQTIRQDAEGQAAGAVTLVKAFLDGKPPTESLDIPFTSITQENIAQFSK; encoded by the coding sequence ATGCGCTTATCGAGGAAGCTGCTGCTTTCCCTCTTGAGCCTTCTGGGGTGTTTTTGTCTGCTGGGCTGCGGCCTGGCGGATGTCGGGAGCTCGGGCAAGGTGATCTATGCGAACCACAACGGTGATGACACCTTTGCCATGCAGCTCAAGAATATGTTTGAGGAAAAAGCGAAGGCGGCCGGGATTGATGTGGAGTTTCTTGACGCCAAAGGCGACAGCAACCTGCAGATCGATCAGCTGAACGAGGCGATCGACGATAAGGCAGCGGCCATCGTGCTCCTGGCGATGGACGGGACGAGCATCGTACCGTCGGTGGAAAAGGCCAGGGAGGCGGGCATTCCGATCGTCATCATGAACCGCGATGTGAACGACCCCAAGGTGATCGGAGCGCTTTCCGACGACCGTGAGGCGGGCAGGATGCAGGGTGAGTTCATGGCGAAGAACCTGCCGCCGAACGCCAAGATTGTCTATCTCATGGGAGAAAGTTCTTTGGGCGCCGCCATCAAGCGCTGGGAAGGCTTCAAGGAGACGTGCCTCGACAAGCGTCCCGATATCCAGCTTCTCGCATCTGTCGACGGCAGCTGGAGCAAGGCGGAGGGCATGAAGGCCATGACGCTCTGGCTGAGCTTCTTCCCGGAAATCAACGGTGTCGTCGCAGGCAACGATGAGATGGCCTTGGGAGCGATTCAGGCGCTGAAGGCGGCGAACCGGCTCGAGGGCTGCCTTGTGACGGGCGTCGATGCGACGCCGGCGGGGCTTGCCGCCGTGCGTGCGGGCGAGCTTTCGCAGACGATCCGGCAGGATGCCGAGGGTCAGGCGGCAGGAGCCGTCACGCTGGTCAAGGCCTTCCTCGATGGAAAGCCGCCGACGGAAAGCCTCGATATCCCGTTCACCTCCATCACGCAAGAAAATATTGCGCAGTTTTCGAAGTAG
- a CDS encoding methyl-accepting chemotaxis protein, with translation MLSKGNFTLGNDTLKDYSVKTKVAILSVFLLFTIVLVAAVGVYSSHSAKQALDDMYHHNLMTTQYLNDANNRLRSINVNVSYIIQQNFTQENRQILLDDIAGNLAGIRHDVDELKNMGLSERAMEALATLDKDLDTADTAVKAVGALGTAPEDKAEAYNRLSALTAIGANMQVLTPDNVFQGKQLFEENNIQYARTLKIFGAIILISLILGILMSRIIANNISAPLNTSIEHLNAVAAGDLSRAIPDSLSHREDEIGVVVKALMKMQGFMKQVHEEAEKTNAVVGELEGMIEAMSNETQDMSAVTEEMSAGMEETAASTATMQQVSGHLSDEIRGTVDEMKKSEAYTQEISARATELKIKMEQAQEASERVYASSKGSVEAAIESAKVVEQISQLTQAITDIAEQTNLLALNASIEAARAGEQGRGFSVVAGEVAKLAEQSQGTAEKIKSLTGQVTEAMQALSKGAFDLLALLGGDVRKDYAQMDDTAVRYKEDAEYFLKAARESTKTSEELLRSVENMNRSMEEIGRATHESADGNTRIAENIVGMAEKYADILDKVQSFKESTERLKNLVAAFSG, from the coding sequence ATGTTGAGTAAGGGGAATTTCACTTTGGGCAACGATACCTTGAAGGATTACAGCGTCAAGACGAAAGTGGCGATACTTTCCGTCTTCCTGCTCTTTACGATCGTCCTCGTCGCGGCGGTGGGCGTCTATTCGAGCCATTCGGCGAAGCAGGCGCTCGACGATATGTATCACCACAATTTGATGACGACGCAGTATCTTAACGATGCGAACAACCGACTGCGCAGCATCAATGTCAATGTTTCCTATATCATCCAGCAGAATTTCACGCAGGAGAACCGCCAGATTCTTTTGGATGATATCGCAGGCAATCTCGCGGGCATTCGCCACGATGTCGACGAACTCAAGAATATGGGACTGAGCGAGCGCGCGATGGAGGCGCTTGCGACGCTCGACAAAGATCTCGATACGGCGGATACTGCTGTCAAGGCGGTCGGCGCCCTGGGCACGGCGCCCGAGGACAAGGCGGAGGCGTACAACCGGCTGTCGGCTTTGACGGCGATCGGCGCCAATATGCAGGTGCTGACGCCGGACAATGTTTTCCAGGGCAAGCAGCTTTTTGAAGAGAACAACATCCAGTACGCGCGCACCTTGAAGATTTTCGGCGCGATCATCCTCATCAGCCTGATCCTCGGCATCCTCATGTCGCGGATCATCGCGAACAATATCTCGGCGCCGCTCAACACTTCGATCGAGCATCTGAACGCCGTGGCGGCAGGGGATCTTTCCCGCGCTATACCGGACTCCCTGTCGCACCGCGAGGATGAGATCGGCGTCGTTGTCAAGGCTTTGATGAAGATGCAGGGCTTTATGAAGCAGGTGCATGAGGAAGCGGAAAAGACGAATGCCGTCGTCGGCGAGCTGGAGGGCATGATCGAGGCCATGAGCAACGAGACGCAGGACATGTCGGCGGTGACGGAAGAGATGTCGGCGGGCATGGAAGAAACGGCGGCCTCGACGGCAACCATGCAGCAGGTCAGCGGTCATCTGAGCGATGAGATCCGGGGCACGGTTGACGAAATGAAGAAGAGCGAGGCGTATACGCAGGAAATCAGCGCGCGTGCGACGGAGCTCAAGATAAAGATGGAGCAGGCGCAGGAGGCTTCGGAGCGCGTATACGCGTCATCCAAGGGGTCGGTGGAAGCGGCCATCGAGTCGGCGAAGGTCGTCGAGCAGATTTCACAGCTCACGCAGGCGATCACGGATATCGCGGAGCAGACAAACCTTCTCGCGCTCAATGCTTCCATCGAGGCGGCGCGCGCCGGCGAGCAGGGCCGCGGGTTCTCTGTCGTTGCGGGCGAGGTCGCGAAGCTCGCGGAGCAGTCACAGGGCACGGCGGAGAAGATCAAGAGCCTCACGGGGCAGGTCACGGAGGCAATGCAGGCGCTCTCCAAAGGGGCCTTCGACCTTCTGGCGCTCCTCGGCGGGGATGTTCGCAAGGATTACGCGCAGATGGACGATACGGCTGTCCGGTACAAGGAGGATGCGGAATACTTCCTCAAGGCTGCGAGGGAAAGCACCAAGACTTCGGAGGAGCTTCTGCGGTCCGTGGAGAACATGAACCGCTCGATGGAGGAAATCGGCCGGGCGACGCACGAGAGCGCCGACGGAAACACGCGCATTGCCGAGAATATTGTCGGCATGGCGGAGAAGTACGCCGATATCCTCGACAAGGTGCAGAGCTTCAAGGAGAGCACGGAGCGGCTGAAAAACCTCGTGGCGGCATTTTCCGGCTGA